One genomic window of Micropterus dolomieu isolate WLL.071019.BEF.003 ecotype Adirondacks linkage group LG06, ASM2129224v1, whole genome shotgun sequence includes the following:
- the LOC123972910 gene encoding histamine H3 receptor-like — translation MSEEQTDFNTSRNNVDNTSTRVQSSFVFSGPIFVILMLMMVTLVVMIVLGNALVILAFKVDKSLRRQCNYYFLNLAISDFLVGAFCIPVYIPYILTGKWMLGRGLCKLWLVMDYLLCSASVFNIVLISYDRFLSVTRAVSYRARQSMTHQAIMKMIAVWVLAFVLYGPAIIFWELVVGRSRVPKDECFAEFYYSWYFLLSASMLEFFSPFISVAFFNLSIYLSIRRRRLHSREAQLHLQLSEPASAQGESVPLSHNWGFGKKLAVRGSIHSQTSSPSLNKLDPSTSRAAQPSRLSRDKKIAKSLAIIVCVFAICWAPYTLLMIIRAACRGRCIQHHWYEVTFWLLWLNSAINPFLYPLCHSSFRRAFSKILCPRWHTTPSSSVLRAGQ, via the exons ATGTCGGAGGAGCAAACTGATTTTAACACCAGTCGCAACAATGTTGACAATACCTCAACTAGAGTCCAGAGCAGTTTCGTGTTTTCAGGACcaatatttgtcattttgatgTTGATGATGGTGACTTTGGTTGTTATGATAGTTTTGGGCAACGCACTGGTCATTTTGGCTTTTAAAGTCGACAAGAGTTTGAGAAGACAATGCAATTACTACTTCCTGAATTTGGCAATATCAGATTTTCTTGTTG GGGCTTTCTGCATCCCAGTTTACATCCCTTACATCCTCACTGGCAAGTGGATGCTGGGCCGAGGACTGTGTAAGCTGTGGCTGGTCATGGACTACCTGCTTTGTTCTGCGTCTGTCTTCAACATTGTCCTCATCAGCTATGACCGCTTCCTGTCAGTCACCAGAGCA GTAAGTTACCGTGCCAGACAAAGCATGACTCATCAAGCCATTATGAAGATGATTGCTGTCTGGGTGTTAGCCTTTGTCCTGTACGGTCCAGCCATCATATTCTGGGAACTGGTGGTGGGCAGAAGCCGCGTGCCAAAGGATGAGTGCTTTGCGGAGTTCTATTACTCTTGGTACTTCCTGCTGAGTGCCTCTATGCTGgagtttttttctcctttcatcTCGGTGGCTTTCTTCAACCTCAGCATTTACCTCAGCATACGCAGGAGGAGGCTCCACAGCAGGGAGGCCCAGCTCCACCTTCAACTGAGCGAACCTGCCTCTGCGCAGGGGGAAAGTGTCCCCTTGTCCCACAACTGGGGGTTTGGGAAGAAACTGGCTGTAAGAGGTTCCATTCACTCCCAGACCTCCTCTCCCAGTCTGAACAAACTAGATCCCTCAACCAGCAGGGCTGCCCAGCCTAGCCGTCTGTCCAGGGATAAGAAAATTGCTAAGTCCCTGGCCAtcatagtgtgtgtttttgccatctgctgggcaCCATACACGCTACTGATGATCATCCGTGCCGCCTGCAGAGGGCGGTGCATCCAGCATCACTGGTACGAGGTCACCTTCTGGCTCCTGTGGCTCAACTCTGCTATTAACCCATTCCTGTACCCGCTTTGCCACAGTAGCTTCCGCAGGGCCTTTAGCAAGATACTTTGCCCAAGGTGGCATACTACTCCCTCGTCATCTGTCCTCCGTGCTGGCCAGTGA
- the LOC123972957 gene encoding oxysterol-binding protein-related protein 1-like isoform X2: MEADTLEDQLLHYAKEGSCSHIHRLLQSRIDNSISLNINCKSKATVNSGWTPLHLACYFGHRGVVEELLKAGADANLQDNMGDTPLHKAAYTGRKEIVLLLLRYDACSNIINGTAQIPKDVTEDDEIITMLEERRETRRREEKLLEAAREGDISTLSKLLSGKEAPDIHCRDPVGNTPLHCAAYRGQKQCMIRLLKSGASSSIKNNSDQTALDLVRSDELRLILAAYQDKDVSSGVQKIEGTLWKSSRFLGWRSHWVVIEDGTLSWYPRQADVLAGVRKQGFKSLTQAYCMVKPWDHCFFMLRCFDDTELSFKVPSKTDSIAIRKRWLDAFEAHSSYSTRHSTREQVIKDAVGDCEVTVRSLSQALQAAHTFQQKLESEVSIFLSMVKNDENCALAAPLLLKAKETSVLSGETCAALHLCLELLSKQEEVWSLKLEQEVEKNKALTKALQTLATERHEQSPCKSRRSSTHSTLNEDDFYDALSESESELSVSGFLSVASHSCEEDEGRDTPLRSSLRHPRALRGPTGMSGEGNHGNQPAQCNGVKKHRTSLPTPMFSRNEVSIWSILKKCIGMELSKIAMPVIFNEPLSFLQRLTEYMEHTYLIHQANATTDSVERMKCVAAFAVSAVASQWERTGKPFNPLLGETYELIRDDLGFRWVSEQVSHHPPVSAFQAEGLKEDFIFHGSIYPKVKFWGKSIEAEPKGIITLELPKYNEAYTWTNPTCCVHNIIVGQLWIEQYGSMEVINHKTGERCSMMFKPCGLFGKELHKVEGYILDKSKKKLCAIYGKWTECLYTVDPATFEAHKKTDKKNADEKKGNKQSSVDEEPEEMPPPDAETVMVIPGSELIWKITPRPENSAKFYAFSTFAMHLNELEKNMEGVIPPTDSRLRPDIRAMENGDIDLASAEKKRLEEKQRMARKNRTKSTDEWKTRWFQQGSNPHNKAQDWLYLKGYWDRNYTHMPDIY; this comes from the exons ATGGAGGCAGACACACTTGAAGACCAGCTTCTCCACTATGCTAAAGAGGGTAGTTGTTCTCATATTCATAGGCTCCTTCAGTCGAGGATCGACAACAGCATCTCTCTCAACATCAACTGCAAAT CAAAGGCTACAGTCAATTCAGGATGGACACCCCTCCATCTGGCTTGTTACTTTGGACACAGGGGTGTTGTGGAGGAGTTACTCAAG GCAGGTGCTGATGCAAATTTGCAGGATAACATGGGTGACACTCCTCTACACAAAGCAGCTTACACTGGAAGGAAG GAGATTGTTCTGTTGCTGCTGCGCTATGATGCCTGTTCCAACATAATCAATGGAACAGCTCAAATCCCTAAAGATGTCACAGAAGATGATGAAATCATTACAATGCTGGAGG AGAGGCGAGAGACAAGGCGGCGGGAGGAGAAGCTTCTGGAAGCAGCCAGGGAGGGGGACATCTCCACACTGTCTAAGCTg CTCAGTGGAAAAGAAGCTCCAGATATTCACTGCAGGGACCCAGTGGGGAATACGCCCTTGCACTGTGCCGCCTACAGAGGGCAGAAGCAGTGCATGATAAGGCTGCTCAAGTCTGGAGCCAGCTCCAGCATTAAAAACAACAGTG ACCAAACGGCATTAGACCTGGTCCGCAGTGATGAACTGAGACTCATTCTAGCAGCCTATCAAGATAAG GATGTGAGCAGTGGGGTGCAGAAGATTGAAGGCACTCTTTGGAAG AGTTCACGCTTTCTTGGGTGGCGATCCCACTGGGTGGTAATTGAGGATGGAACTCTCTCCTGGTACCCCAGACA GGCTGATGTGCTGGCTGGTGTGAGAAAACAGGGCTTCAAATCTCTAACACAGGCCTACTGCATG GTCAAACCATGGGATCATTGCTTCTTCATGCTCCGGTGCTTTGATGACACTGAGCTTTCCTTTAAGGTCCCCTCAAAGACGGATTCAATAGCAATAAGAAAA AGGTGGCTGGATGCTTTTGAGGCACATTCATCCTATAGCACTCGCCACAGCACCCGAGAACAGGTTATCAAGGATGCAGTTGGTGATTGCGAAGTGACAGTGAGGAGTCTGTCGCAAGCCCTTCAG GCAGCCCACACTTTCCAGCAGAAATTGGAGAGTGAAGTGTCGATATTTCTATCGATGGTGAAGAATGACGAGAATTGTG CATTGGCTGCCCCTCTTTTACTGAAAGCCAAAGAGACGAGTGTGCTCTCCGGTGAAACCTGTGCCGCTCTCCACCTGTGCCTTGAACTGCTGTCAAAACAAGAGGAG GTGTGGAGCCTGAAGTTAgagcaggaggtggagaagaaCAAAGCTCTGACAAAGGCTCTGCAGACACTGGCCACTGAGCGCCACGAACAGTCCCCATGTAAGAGCAGGAGGTCATCTACCCACAGTACCCTCAACGAAGATGACTTCTATGACGCTTTGTCAG AGTCGGAGTCGGAGCTCTCTGTGAGcggcttcctgtctgtggccAGTCACTCCTGTGAAGAGGACGAGGGGAGAGACACCCCCCTTCGCAGCAGCCTCCGCCATCCCAGAGCACTCAGGGGACCTACCGGAATGTCAGGGgaaggtaaccatggcaaccaaCCAGCCCAGTGCAATGGAGTCAAGAAGCACAG AACATCTCTACCGACTCCAATGTTCTCCAGGAATGAGGTCAGCATCTGGAGTATCCTGAAAAAATGCATCGGCATG GAGTTGTCAAAGATTGCCATGCCTGTGATTTTTAATGAGCCTCTGAGTTTCCTCCAGCGGTTGACAGAATACATGGAGCACACCTACCTCATCCACCAGGCCAATGCCACAACAGACTCTGTCGAGAGGATGAAG TGTGTTGCAGCATTTGCTGTGTCAGCTGTAGCATCGCAGTGGGAGAGGACTGGGAAACCCTTCAACCCACTGCTGGGGGAGACCTATGAGCTCATCAG AGATGATTTGGGCTTTAGGTGGGTGTCAGAGCAAGTAAGCCATCACCCTCCGGTCAGTGCCTTTCAAGCTGAGGGCCTCAAGGAGGATTTCATCTTCCATGGCTCCATCTACCCTAAAGTCAAGTTTTGGGGAAAGAGCATAGAAGCTGAGCCCAAGGGAATCATCACACTAGAGCTGCCCAA GTATAACGAGGCCTACACCTGGACAAACCCCACCTGTTGTGTCCACAATATCATTGTCGGTCAGCTTTGGATTGAGCAGTACGGCAGCATGGAAGTGATCAACCACAA GACTGGAGAGAGATGCAGCATGATGTTCAAGCCCTGTGGCCTCTTTGGAAAAGAGCTCCATAAAGTGGAGGGATACATCCTAGATAAAAG CAAAAAGAAGCTGTGTGCAATATATGGCAAGTGGACTGAATGTCTATACACAGTAGACCCAGCAACCTTTGAAGCTCACAAAAAGACTGACAAAAAGAATGCTGATGAAAAAAAGGGCAATAAACAG AGCAGTGTGGATGAGGAGCCAGAAGAGATGCCTCCACCTGATGCTGAGACAGTCATGGTCATCCCAGGCAGTGAGCTCATCTGGAAAATAACGCCTCGACCAGAGAACTCAGCAAAG TTCTACGCTTTCTCCACATTCGCTATGCACCTAAATGAGCTGGAGAAGAACATGGAGGGAGTTATTCCCCCAACAGATAGTCGCCTCAGACCTGACATTCGCGCCATGGAGAATGGAGATATAG ATTTGGCGAGCGCAGAGAAGAAGAGGCTTGAGGAAAAACAGAGAATGGCCCGGAAAAATCGCACCAAATCAACAGACGAATGGAAAACAAG GTGGTTTCAGCAAGGGTCGAATCCTCACAACAAAGCTCAGGACTGGCTCTACTTGAAAGGCTACTGGGACAGGAACTACACTCACATGCCTGACATCTATTAA
- the LOC123972957 gene encoding oxysterol-binding protein-related protein 1-like isoform X3, with product MGDTPLHKAAYTGRKEIVLLLLRYDACSNIINGTAQIPKDVTEDDEIITMLEAAERRETRRREEKLLEAAREGDISTLSKLLSGKEAPDIHCRDPVGNTPLHCAAYRGQKQCMIRLLKSGASSSIKNNSDQTALDLVRSDELRLILAAYQDKDVSSGVQKIEGTLWKSSRFLGWRSHWVVIEDGTLSWYPRQADVLAGVRKQGFKSLTQAYCMVKPWDHCFFMLRCFDDTELSFKVPSKTDSIAIRKRWLDAFEAHSSYSTRHSTREQVIKDAVGDCEVTVRSLSQALQAAHTFQQKLESEVSIFLSMVKNDENCALAAPLLLKAKETSVLSGETCAALHLCLELLSKQEEVWSLKLEQEVEKNKALTKALQTLATERHEQSPCKSRRSSTHSTLNEDDFYDALSESESELSVSGFLSVASHSCEEDEGRDTPLRSSLRHPRALRGPTGMSGEGNHGNQPAQCNGVKKHRTSLPTPMFSRNEVSIWSILKKCIGMELSKIAMPVIFNEPLSFLQRLTEYMEHTYLIHQANATTDSVERMKCVAAFAVSAVASQWERTGKPFNPLLGETYELIRDDLGFRWVSEQVSHHPPVSAFQAEGLKEDFIFHGSIYPKVKFWGKSIEAEPKGIITLELPKYNEAYTWTNPTCCVHNIIVGQLWIEQYGSMEVINHKTGERCSMMFKPCGLFGKELHKVEGYILDKSKKKLCAIYGKWTECLYTVDPATFEAHKKTDKKNADEKKGNKQSSVDEEPEEMPPPDAETVMVIPGSELIWKITPRPENSAKFYAFSTFAMHLNELEKNMEGVIPPTDSRLRPDIRAMENGDIDLASAEKKRLEEKQRMARKNRTKSTDEWKTRWFQQGSNPHNKAQDWLYLKGYWDRNYTHMPDIY from the exons ATGGGTGACACTCCTCTACACAAAGCAGCTTACACTGGAAGGAAG GAGATTGTTCTGTTGCTGCTGCGCTATGATGCCTGTTCCAACATAATCAATGGAACAGCTCAAATCCCTAAAGATGTCACAGAAGATGATGAAATCATTACAATGCTGGAGG CTGCAGAGAGGCGAGAGACAAGGCGGCGGGAGGAGAAGCTTCTGGAAGCAGCCAGGGAGGGGGACATCTCCACACTGTCTAAGCTg CTCAGTGGAAAAGAAGCTCCAGATATTCACTGCAGGGACCCAGTGGGGAATACGCCCTTGCACTGTGCCGCCTACAGAGGGCAGAAGCAGTGCATGATAAGGCTGCTCAAGTCTGGAGCCAGCTCCAGCATTAAAAACAACAGTG ACCAAACGGCATTAGACCTGGTCCGCAGTGATGAACTGAGACTCATTCTAGCAGCCTATCAAGATAAG GATGTGAGCAGTGGGGTGCAGAAGATTGAAGGCACTCTTTGGAAG AGTTCACGCTTTCTTGGGTGGCGATCCCACTGGGTGGTAATTGAGGATGGAACTCTCTCCTGGTACCCCAGACA GGCTGATGTGCTGGCTGGTGTGAGAAAACAGGGCTTCAAATCTCTAACACAGGCCTACTGCATG GTCAAACCATGGGATCATTGCTTCTTCATGCTCCGGTGCTTTGATGACACTGAGCTTTCCTTTAAGGTCCCCTCAAAGACGGATTCAATAGCAATAAGAAAA AGGTGGCTGGATGCTTTTGAGGCACATTCATCCTATAGCACTCGCCACAGCACCCGAGAACAGGTTATCAAGGATGCAGTTGGTGATTGCGAAGTGACAGTGAGGAGTCTGTCGCAAGCCCTTCAG GCAGCCCACACTTTCCAGCAGAAATTGGAGAGTGAAGTGTCGATATTTCTATCGATGGTGAAGAATGACGAGAATTGTG CATTGGCTGCCCCTCTTTTACTGAAAGCCAAAGAGACGAGTGTGCTCTCCGGTGAAACCTGTGCCGCTCTCCACCTGTGCCTTGAACTGCTGTCAAAACAAGAGGAG GTGTGGAGCCTGAAGTTAgagcaggaggtggagaagaaCAAAGCTCTGACAAAGGCTCTGCAGACACTGGCCACTGAGCGCCACGAACAGTCCCCATGTAAGAGCAGGAGGTCATCTACCCACAGTACCCTCAACGAAGATGACTTCTATGACGCTTTGTCAG AGTCGGAGTCGGAGCTCTCTGTGAGcggcttcctgtctgtggccAGTCACTCCTGTGAAGAGGACGAGGGGAGAGACACCCCCCTTCGCAGCAGCCTCCGCCATCCCAGAGCACTCAGGGGACCTACCGGAATGTCAGGGgaaggtaaccatggcaaccaaCCAGCCCAGTGCAATGGAGTCAAGAAGCACAG AACATCTCTACCGACTCCAATGTTCTCCAGGAATGAGGTCAGCATCTGGAGTATCCTGAAAAAATGCATCGGCATG GAGTTGTCAAAGATTGCCATGCCTGTGATTTTTAATGAGCCTCTGAGTTTCCTCCAGCGGTTGACAGAATACATGGAGCACACCTACCTCATCCACCAGGCCAATGCCACAACAGACTCTGTCGAGAGGATGAAG TGTGTTGCAGCATTTGCTGTGTCAGCTGTAGCATCGCAGTGGGAGAGGACTGGGAAACCCTTCAACCCACTGCTGGGGGAGACCTATGAGCTCATCAG AGATGATTTGGGCTTTAGGTGGGTGTCAGAGCAAGTAAGCCATCACCCTCCGGTCAGTGCCTTTCAAGCTGAGGGCCTCAAGGAGGATTTCATCTTCCATGGCTCCATCTACCCTAAAGTCAAGTTTTGGGGAAAGAGCATAGAAGCTGAGCCCAAGGGAATCATCACACTAGAGCTGCCCAA GTATAACGAGGCCTACACCTGGACAAACCCCACCTGTTGTGTCCACAATATCATTGTCGGTCAGCTTTGGATTGAGCAGTACGGCAGCATGGAAGTGATCAACCACAA GACTGGAGAGAGATGCAGCATGATGTTCAAGCCCTGTGGCCTCTTTGGAAAAGAGCTCCATAAAGTGGAGGGATACATCCTAGATAAAAG CAAAAAGAAGCTGTGTGCAATATATGGCAAGTGGACTGAATGTCTATACACAGTAGACCCAGCAACCTTTGAAGCTCACAAAAAGACTGACAAAAAGAATGCTGATGAAAAAAAGGGCAATAAACAG AGCAGTGTGGATGAGGAGCCAGAAGAGATGCCTCCACCTGATGCTGAGACAGTCATGGTCATCCCAGGCAGTGAGCTCATCTGGAAAATAACGCCTCGACCAGAGAACTCAGCAAAG TTCTACGCTTTCTCCACATTCGCTATGCACCTAAATGAGCTGGAGAAGAACATGGAGGGAGTTATTCCCCCAACAGATAGTCGCCTCAGACCTGACATTCGCGCCATGGAGAATGGAGATATAG ATTTGGCGAGCGCAGAGAAGAAGAGGCTTGAGGAAAAACAGAGAATGGCCCGGAAAAATCGCACCAAATCAACAGACGAATGGAAAACAAG GTGGTTTCAGCAAGGGTCGAATCCTCACAACAAAGCTCAGGACTGGCTCTACTTGAAAGGCTACTGGGACAGGAACTACACTCACATGCCTGACATCTATTAA
- the LOC123972957 gene encoding oxysterol-binding protein-related protein 1-like isoform X1, whose amino-acid sequence MEADTLEDQLLHYAKEGSCSHIHRLLQSRIDNSISLNINCKSKATVNSGWTPLHLACYFGHRGVVEELLKAGADANLQDNMGDTPLHKAAYTGRKEIVLLLLRYDACSNIINGTAQIPKDVTEDDEIITMLEAAERRETRRREEKLLEAAREGDISTLSKLLSGKEAPDIHCRDPVGNTPLHCAAYRGQKQCMIRLLKSGASSSIKNNSDQTALDLVRSDELRLILAAYQDKDVSSGVQKIEGTLWKSSRFLGWRSHWVVIEDGTLSWYPRQADVLAGVRKQGFKSLTQAYCMVKPWDHCFFMLRCFDDTELSFKVPSKTDSIAIRKRWLDAFEAHSSYSTRHSTREQVIKDAVGDCEVTVRSLSQALQAAHTFQQKLESEVSIFLSMVKNDENCALAAPLLLKAKETSVLSGETCAALHLCLELLSKQEEVWSLKLEQEVEKNKALTKALQTLATERHEQSPCKSRRSSTHSTLNEDDFYDALSESESELSVSGFLSVASHSCEEDEGRDTPLRSSLRHPRALRGPTGMSGEGNHGNQPAQCNGVKKHRTSLPTPMFSRNEVSIWSILKKCIGMELSKIAMPVIFNEPLSFLQRLTEYMEHTYLIHQANATTDSVERMKCVAAFAVSAVASQWERTGKPFNPLLGETYELIRDDLGFRWVSEQVSHHPPVSAFQAEGLKEDFIFHGSIYPKVKFWGKSIEAEPKGIITLELPKYNEAYTWTNPTCCVHNIIVGQLWIEQYGSMEVINHKTGERCSMMFKPCGLFGKELHKVEGYILDKSKKKLCAIYGKWTECLYTVDPATFEAHKKTDKKNADEKKGNKQSSVDEEPEEMPPPDAETVMVIPGSELIWKITPRPENSAKFYAFSTFAMHLNELEKNMEGVIPPTDSRLRPDIRAMENGDIDLASAEKKRLEEKQRMARKNRTKSTDEWKTRWFQQGSNPHNKAQDWLYLKGYWDRNYTHMPDIY is encoded by the exons ATGGAGGCAGACACACTTGAAGACCAGCTTCTCCACTATGCTAAAGAGGGTAGTTGTTCTCATATTCATAGGCTCCTTCAGTCGAGGATCGACAACAGCATCTCTCTCAACATCAACTGCAAAT CAAAGGCTACAGTCAATTCAGGATGGACACCCCTCCATCTGGCTTGTTACTTTGGACACAGGGGTGTTGTGGAGGAGTTACTCAAG GCAGGTGCTGATGCAAATTTGCAGGATAACATGGGTGACACTCCTCTACACAAAGCAGCTTACACTGGAAGGAAG GAGATTGTTCTGTTGCTGCTGCGCTATGATGCCTGTTCCAACATAATCAATGGAACAGCTCAAATCCCTAAAGATGTCACAGAAGATGATGAAATCATTACAATGCTGGAGG CTGCAGAGAGGCGAGAGACAAGGCGGCGGGAGGAGAAGCTTCTGGAAGCAGCCAGGGAGGGGGACATCTCCACACTGTCTAAGCTg CTCAGTGGAAAAGAAGCTCCAGATATTCACTGCAGGGACCCAGTGGGGAATACGCCCTTGCACTGTGCCGCCTACAGAGGGCAGAAGCAGTGCATGATAAGGCTGCTCAAGTCTGGAGCCAGCTCCAGCATTAAAAACAACAGTG ACCAAACGGCATTAGACCTGGTCCGCAGTGATGAACTGAGACTCATTCTAGCAGCCTATCAAGATAAG GATGTGAGCAGTGGGGTGCAGAAGATTGAAGGCACTCTTTGGAAG AGTTCACGCTTTCTTGGGTGGCGATCCCACTGGGTGGTAATTGAGGATGGAACTCTCTCCTGGTACCCCAGACA GGCTGATGTGCTGGCTGGTGTGAGAAAACAGGGCTTCAAATCTCTAACACAGGCCTACTGCATG GTCAAACCATGGGATCATTGCTTCTTCATGCTCCGGTGCTTTGATGACACTGAGCTTTCCTTTAAGGTCCCCTCAAAGACGGATTCAATAGCAATAAGAAAA AGGTGGCTGGATGCTTTTGAGGCACATTCATCCTATAGCACTCGCCACAGCACCCGAGAACAGGTTATCAAGGATGCAGTTGGTGATTGCGAAGTGACAGTGAGGAGTCTGTCGCAAGCCCTTCAG GCAGCCCACACTTTCCAGCAGAAATTGGAGAGTGAAGTGTCGATATTTCTATCGATGGTGAAGAATGACGAGAATTGTG CATTGGCTGCCCCTCTTTTACTGAAAGCCAAAGAGACGAGTGTGCTCTCCGGTGAAACCTGTGCCGCTCTCCACCTGTGCCTTGAACTGCTGTCAAAACAAGAGGAG GTGTGGAGCCTGAAGTTAgagcaggaggtggagaagaaCAAAGCTCTGACAAAGGCTCTGCAGACACTGGCCACTGAGCGCCACGAACAGTCCCCATGTAAGAGCAGGAGGTCATCTACCCACAGTACCCTCAACGAAGATGACTTCTATGACGCTTTGTCAG AGTCGGAGTCGGAGCTCTCTGTGAGcggcttcctgtctgtggccAGTCACTCCTGTGAAGAGGACGAGGGGAGAGACACCCCCCTTCGCAGCAGCCTCCGCCATCCCAGAGCACTCAGGGGACCTACCGGAATGTCAGGGgaaggtaaccatggcaaccaaCCAGCCCAGTGCAATGGAGTCAAGAAGCACAG AACATCTCTACCGACTCCAATGTTCTCCAGGAATGAGGTCAGCATCTGGAGTATCCTGAAAAAATGCATCGGCATG GAGTTGTCAAAGATTGCCATGCCTGTGATTTTTAATGAGCCTCTGAGTTTCCTCCAGCGGTTGACAGAATACATGGAGCACACCTACCTCATCCACCAGGCCAATGCCACAACAGACTCTGTCGAGAGGATGAAG TGTGTTGCAGCATTTGCTGTGTCAGCTGTAGCATCGCAGTGGGAGAGGACTGGGAAACCCTTCAACCCACTGCTGGGGGAGACCTATGAGCTCATCAG AGATGATTTGGGCTTTAGGTGGGTGTCAGAGCAAGTAAGCCATCACCCTCCGGTCAGTGCCTTTCAAGCTGAGGGCCTCAAGGAGGATTTCATCTTCCATGGCTCCATCTACCCTAAAGTCAAGTTTTGGGGAAAGAGCATAGAAGCTGAGCCCAAGGGAATCATCACACTAGAGCTGCCCAA GTATAACGAGGCCTACACCTGGACAAACCCCACCTGTTGTGTCCACAATATCATTGTCGGTCAGCTTTGGATTGAGCAGTACGGCAGCATGGAAGTGATCAACCACAA GACTGGAGAGAGATGCAGCATGATGTTCAAGCCCTGTGGCCTCTTTGGAAAAGAGCTCCATAAAGTGGAGGGATACATCCTAGATAAAAG CAAAAAGAAGCTGTGTGCAATATATGGCAAGTGGACTGAATGTCTATACACAGTAGACCCAGCAACCTTTGAAGCTCACAAAAAGACTGACAAAAAGAATGCTGATGAAAAAAAGGGCAATAAACAG AGCAGTGTGGATGAGGAGCCAGAAGAGATGCCTCCACCTGATGCTGAGACAGTCATGGTCATCCCAGGCAGTGAGCTCATCTGGAAAATAACGCCTCGACCAGAGAACTCAGCAAAG TTCTACGCTTTCTCCACATTCGCTATGCACCTAAATGAGCTGGAGAAGAACATGGAGGGAGTTATTCCCCCAACAGATAGTCGCCTCAGACCTGACATTCGCGCCATGGAGAATGGAGATATAG ATTTGGCGAGCGCAGAGAAGAAGAGGCTTGAGGAAAAACAGAGAATGGCCCGGAAAAATCGCACCAAATCAACAGACGAATGGAAAACAAG GTGGTTTCAGCAAGGGTCGAATCCTCACAACAAAGCTCAGGACTGGCTCTACTTGAAAGGCTACTGGGACAGGAACTACACTCACATGCCTGACATCTATTAA